In the genome of Phragmitibacter flavus, the window TGCATGAGAGCTTTCTCGACAAGGCGAAGCGGTTTTTCGTCTGAGTTTGATAGGTTCCTGGTTAAATTGACGATTCGATTATGGCTGACGCGGCGACCACCGGTGGATTTTTGCAAAGGTTTTTGGAGCCGGTGCTGGGGGGATGGTTGTATGCGGATTCGGCCCTGTGGACCGCGACGGGATTTCTCGGTGCGGCGATTTTTGGAAGCCGGTTTGTGCTTCAGTGGCTGCAGAGCGAGAAGGAGAAGAAGTTGGTGATCCCCTGGTATTTCTGGCATTTGAGCTTTTGGGGAAGCGTGCTGAATTTGCTGTATTTCCTGCACATCGACAAAGCGCCGCTGATTCTGGGGAATTGTTTTTTGCCGTTTTT includes:
- a CDS encoding lipid-A-disaccharide synthase N-terminal domain-containing protein — protein: MADAATTGGFLQRFLEPVLGGWLYADSALWTATGFLGAAIFGSRFVLQWLQSEKEKKLVIPWYFWHLSFWGSVLNLLYFLHIDKAPLILGNCFLPFLYGRNIILLRRDGTRGGRKVFAAVAVLLLVGAVWALVVRR